A genomic region of Miscanthus floridulus cultivar M001 chromosome 3, ASM1932011v1, whole genome shotgun sequence contains the following coding sequences:
- the LOC136542747 gene encoding uncharacterized protein At5g39865-like — MEDCGGGKKPFQLTRSLTYHHHQGHRPAASAARWRRQQLADEPRAQRPQAVVLYTTSLRGVRRTFADCAAVRAILRGFRVAVDERDVSMDAALRRELQALLAARGRAFALPQLFIGGRLVGGADEVRQLNETGQLRRLLDGAAGQDPAFVCDACGGVRFVPCTGCGGGRKVFVEEEDRVVRCGECNENGLVRCANCCS, encoded by the coding sequence ATGGAGGATTGCGGCGGCGGCAAGAAGCCGTTCCAGCTGACGCGGTCGCTGACGTACCACCACCACCAGGGGCACCggccggcggcgtcggcggccaggtggcggcggcagcagctcGCGGACGAGCCGCGCGCACAGCGGCCGCAGGCGGTGGTGCTGTACACGACGTCGCTGCGCGGGGTGCGGCGCACGTTCGCGGACTGCGCCGCGGTGCGCGCCATCCTGCGCGGCTTCCGCGTCGCCGTGGACGAGCGGGACGTGTCCATGGACGCCGCGCTCCGCCGGGAGCTCCAGGCGCTGCTGGCCGCGCGGGGACGCGCCTTCGCGCTCCCGCAGCTGTTCATCGGCGGCCGCCTCGTCGGCGGCGCGGACGAGGTGCGGCAGCTCAACGAGACCGGCCAGCTCCGCCGGCTCCTCGACGGCGCGGCCGGGCAGGACCCGGCCTTCGTCTGCGACGCCTGCGGCGGCGTCCGGTTCGTCCCCTGcaccggctgcggcggcggccgcaAGGTGTTCGTCGAGGAGGAGGACCGCGTCGTCCGCTGCGGCGAGTGCAACGAGAACGGATTGGTACGCTGCGCTAACTGCTGTTCTTGA
- the LOC136542746 gene encoding protein ALP1-like produces the protein MAQDFLRPTNPNFCNVHKRIRNDKRAYPHFKDCIGALDGTHIRVSLSPEEQVRYIGKTGTATQNVLAVCDFDMRFTYVAAGQPGSLHDTSVLYHALEADVDVFPHPPQGKYYVVDAGYPNRPGYLAPYNGERYHLPEWHRGMEPNTPKEKFKRIHSSVHNVIERSFGVLKMKWQILYKMPGYSMVTQKKIVAVTMVLHNFIREHASVDVDFANFDRDPTYVPTISKRYNKYAMSQHASDGSTWESSFVTMDTFRDNMATSIALAWN, from the exons ATGGCACAAGATTTCTTGAGACCAACAAATCCTAATTTTTGCAATGTGCACAAGAGGATTAGGAATGACAAGAGAGCATATCCACATTTTAAGGATTGCATTGGTGCACTTGATGGAACCCATATTCGTGTGTCTTTATCACCTGAAGAACAAGTGAGATATATTGGTAAGACTGGAACTGCAACTCAAAATGTGCTTGCCGTTTGTGATTTTGATATGCGCTTCACGTATGTGGCTGCGGGTCAACCGGGTTCTTTGCATGACACTAGTGTATTGTACCATGCATTGGAAGCAGATGTAGATGTCTTTCCACATCCTCCTCAAG GCAAGTACTATGTCGTAGATGCGGGCTATCCTAATCGTCCGGGGTACCTAGCTCCATACAATGGTGAAAGATACCACTTACCCGAGTGGCATCGAGGTATGGAACCAAATACTCCAAAAGAGAAGTTCAAGCGTATACACTCATCTGTTCATAATGTTATTGAGCGCTCATTTGGAGTATTAAAAATGAAATGGCAAATCCTTTACAAGATGCCCGGTTATTCAATGGTCACACAAAAGAAGATTGTTGCTGTTACCATGGTCCTACATAATTTCATACGTGAACATGCTAGTGTTGATGTGGACTTTGCTAATTTTGATAGAGATCCTACCTACGTGCCTACTATTTCGAAAAGGTACAACAAGTATGCCATGTCTCAACATGCCTCCGATGGATCAACTTGGGAATCAAGCTTTGTGACTATGGACACCTTTCGTGATAATATGGCTACATCCATCGCCCTAGCATGGAATTAG